One part of the Sporosarcina ureae genome encodes these proteins:
- a CDS encoding carbamoyl phosphate synthase small subunit: MTKRYLVLEDGSIFEGKAFGADSASVGEAVFATGMTGYQETISNPSGCGQIVVMTYPLIGNYGINRDDYESIDLAINGLVVRELTEEPSNFRSGMSLGDLLILKGIPGIQEIDTRKLTRLLRDKGSLRGKLTAAGEEIDPDATVAELQQYELPTDLVAKVSTKRPYPSPGLGKRVVVIDYGIKHGILRELNKKDCDVIVVPHDTSAKEILALFPDGILLSNGPGNPEDVEGAVETIKELIGKKPIFGIGLGHQLFALACGAKTAKMKNSHIGGNYPVKDLNTNRTDLTSQSHGYEVLEESLAGTGLEITHRALNDNCIEGLRSEKLEAFTVQFHPEASPGPQDSNYIFERFIQLMTASNRKENTNA, translated from the coding sequence ATGACAAAAAGATACTTAGTATTAGAAGACGGCTCTATTTTTGAAGGGAAAGCATTTGGAGCAGACAGCGCTTCAGTAGGAGAAGCTGTATTTGCAACAGGCATGACAGGATATCAGGAGACGATTTCAAATCCATCAGGTTGTGGACAAATTGTCGTTATGACCTATCCGCTAATCGGTAACTACGGTATTAACCGAGACGATTATGAGTCCATCGATTTAGCAATTAACGGTTTAGTCGTTAGAGAGCTAACAGAAGAACCTTCAAATTTCCGTAGCGGCATGTCACTAGGAGACTTGCTAATTTTAAAAGGGATCCCAGGTATTCAAGAAATAGATACACGTAAACTAACACGTCTTTTACGTGATAAAGGTTCACTGCGAGGTAAATTAACGGCTGCTGGGGAAGAGATCGATCCGGATGCAACAGTTGCAGAACTTCAACAATATGAATTGCCAACCGATTTAGTAGCGAAAGTATCTACTAAGCGCCCATATCCAAGTCCAGGCTTAGGCAAGCGTGTCGTCGTCATCGACTACGGCATTAAACATGGCATTTTGCGTGAATTAAATAAAAAGGACTGCGACGTAATAGTCGTTCCTCATGATACATCAGCAAAAGAAATTTTAGCGCTATTCCCAGACGGCATTTTGCTGTCAAACGGACCAGGAAATCCTGAGGACGTAGAAGGTGCAGTTGAAACAATAAAAGAATTAATTGGTAAAAAACCTATCTTCGGTATCGGATTGGGTCATCAATTATTCGCACTCGCCTGCGGTGCTAAAACGGCGAAGATGAAGAACAGCCATATTGGAGGGAACTATCCAGTTAAAGACTTGAATACGAATCGTACTGATCTGACATCACAAAGTCACGGCTATGAAGTGCTTGAAGAATCTTTAGCAGGAACAGGTCTTGAAATAACACATAGAGCGTTGAACGACAATTGTATTGAAGGGCTTCGAAGTGAAAAGTTGGAAGCATTCACTGTTCAGTTCCACCCAGAAGCATCACCAGGACCACAAGATTCTAACTATATATTCGAACGTTTCATTCAATTGATGACTGCAAGCAACCGAAAGGAGAATACTAATGCCTAA
- the carB gene encoding carbamoyl-phosphate synthase large subunit, with amino-acid sequence MPKRTDIKSILVIGSGPIVIGQAAEFDYAGTQACLSLKEEGYRVILINSNPATIMTDTEMADKVYIEPITLEFVSRIIRKERPDALLATLGGQTGLNMAIELHESGILDELGIEILGTKLDAIHKAEDRDLFRTLMNEMGEPVPDSEIIHNIDEAYAFVNEIGYPVIVRPAFTLGGTGGGICHDDEDLEEIVASGLKYSPVTQCLLEKSIAGFKEIEYEVMRDSADNAIVVCNMENVDAVGIHTGDSIVAAPCQTLTDRENQMLRNVSLNIIRELKIEGGCNVQLALDPHSFDYYIIEVNPRVSRSSALASKATGYPIAKLAAKIAVGLTLDEMMNPVTGNTYACFEPTLDYVVTKIPRWPFDKFESAKRNLGTQMKATGEVMAMGRTFEESIMKAVRSLETGQFDLSLPGGSEMSDEWIEQRIRKAGDERLFFIGEALRRGVTIETIHEWSAIDLFFLRKFENIVRYEEILKENPYDKAIGYKAKRLGFPDVTIAQLWKTTEREVYDWRQEQGLVPVYKKVDTCAGEYESDTPYFYGTYEDENESVRTDKKSVIVLGSGPIRIGQGVEFDYATVHCVWAIQESGYEAIIVNNNPETVSTDFSISDKLYFEPLTIEDVMHIVDLEQPEGVIVQFGGQTAINLADELEARGVKILGTSLEDIDRAENRDKFESSLHDIGVPQPLGKTALSVPEAVVIASEIGYPVLVRPSYVLGGRAMEIVYYEEELLQYMENAVKASPEHPVLIDRYLTGTEIEVDAICDGETVLIPGIMEHIERAGVHSGDSIAVYPPQNLSQSMIETIADYTKRLALGLKIRGLMNIQFVISEGQVYVIEVNPRSSRTVPFLSKITNIPMANVATQAILGRSILEQGYTDGLAEAPAGVYVKVPVFSFAKLRRVDITLGPEMKSTGEVMGKDVTLEKALYKGLVAAGMEVKEYGTVLMTVSDKDKEEIVDIAKRFIETGYRIVATEGTAKALEAENIEVKTVGKIGTEGPTLIDVIQKGQAQLVINTLTKGKQPARDGFRIRRETVENGIPCLTSIDTAAAMLSVIESMTFQTDAMPKPQVVK; translated from the coding sequence ATGCCTAAACGTACTGACATAAAATCCATCCTCGTGATTGGTTCAGGTCCTATTGTAATTGGACAAGCAGCAGAATTTGACTATGCAGGTACACAAGCCTGTTTATCTCTTAAAGAAGAAGGTTATCGAGTTATTCTGATCAACTCAAACCCTGCAACTATAATGACGGATACTGAAATGGCAGATAAAGTGTATATCGAGCCGATCACACTTGAATTCGTTAGTCGCATTATTCGTAAAGAACGTCCGGATGCACTACTGGCAACTCTAGGCGGACAAACTGGTTTGAACATGGCAATTGAATTACATGAATCAGGCATCTTAGATGAACTAGGAATTGAGATTTTGGGTACAAAGCTTGATGCGATCCATAAAGCTGAAGACCGCGATTTGTTCCGGACATTAATGAATGAAATGGGCGAACCTGTTCCAGACAGTGAAATCATCCATAACATTGATGAAGCTTATGCATTTGTAAATGAAATCGGTTATCCAGTTATCGTTCGCCCTGCGTTCACGCTAGGTGGAACAGGTGGCGGGATTTGTCATGACGACGAAGACTTAGAAGAAATCGTAGCAAGCGGTTTGAAATATAGCCCAGTTACACAGTGTCTGCTTGAGAAATCCATCGCAGGATTTAAAGAAATAGAATATGAAGTCATGCGTGACTCCGCAGATAATGCAATTGTCGTATGTAACATGGAGAACGTCGACGCAGTTGGAATCCATACAGGAGATTCTATCGTAGCGGCGCCATGTCAGACATTGACCGACCGTGAGAACCAGATGCTTCGTAATGTTTCATTGAACATCATTCGCGAGTTGAAAATCGAAGGTGGCTGTAACGTTCAGCTTGCTCTGGATCCGCATAGCTTTGATTACTACATTATCGAGGTTAACCCACGCGTCAGCCGTTCGTCTGCATTAGCATCTAAAGCGACAGGTTATCCAATCGCAAAACTTGCGGCGAAAATTGCTGTCGGTTTAACGCTAGATGAAATGATGAATCCGGTAACAGGCAACACGTATGCTTGCTTCGAGCCGACATTAGACTATGTAGTAACGAAGATTCCACGTTGGCCTTTTGATAAGTTCGAATCAGCAAAGCGTAATTTAGGAACACAGATGAAAGCAACGGGCGAAGTAATGGCGATGGGCCGTACATTCGAAGAATCCATCATGAAAGCTGTTCGTTCATTGGAAACAGGCCAATTTGATTTGTCACTTCCGGGTGGTAGTGAAATGTCCGACGAATGGATCGAACAACGTATTCGCAAAGCGGGCGATGAGCGTTTATTCTTCATCGGAGAAGCATTGCGTCGCGGTGTAACAATTGAAACCATACACGAATGGAGCGCAATCGATTTATTCTTCTTGCGTAAATTCGAAAACATCGTTCGTTATGAAGAAATATTAAAAGAGAATCCATACGATAAAGCAATTGGTTATAAAGCAAAACGTCTTGGGTTCCCTGACGTGACGATTGCACAATTATGGAAGACAACAGAACGTGAAGTATACGACTGGAGACAAGAACAAGGGTTGGTTCCGGTTTATAAGAAAGTTGATACATGTGCAGGAGAATATGAGTCTGATACACCGTACTTCTACGGTACGTATGAAGATGAAAATGAGTCTGTAAGAACAGATAAGAAAAGTGTAATCGTATTAGGATCAGGTCCAATCCGTATTGGGCAGGGTGTGGAATTCGATTATGCGACAGTACACTGTGTATGGGCGATCCAAGAATCGGGTTACGAAGCGATTATCGTCAACAATAATCCTGAAACCGTTTCGACTGATTTCTCTATCTCTGATAAGTTGTACTTCGAACCGTTAACAATTGAAGATGTTATGCATATCGTAGATCTCGAGCAACCAGAAGGTGTCATCGTACAGTTCGGTGGTCAGACAGCGATCAACTTGGCAGATGAATTGGAAGCGCGTGGAGTGAAGATTCTTGGTACATCACTTGAAGATATCGACCGCGCAGAAAACCGTGATAAGTTTGAAAGTTCATTGCATGACATTGGGGTACCACAACCACTTGGTAAGACAGCTTTATCAGTACCTGAAGCAGTTGTTATCGCATCAGAAATTGGCTATCCAGTATTAGTACGACCTTCGTATGTATTAGGTGGACGCGCAATGGAAATCGTTTACTACGAAGAAGAATTACTTCAATACATGGAGAATGCGGTAAAAGCTAGCCCAGAACATCCGGTATTGATCGACCGCTACTTAACAGGAACGGAAATTGAAGTGGATGCAATTTGTGATGGTGAAACGGTATTAATACCGGGAATCATGGAGCATATCGAGCGTGCAGGTGTTCACTCGGGGGACTCGATTGCAGTCTATCCGCCACAAAACCTTTCTCAGTCCATGATCGAAACGATCGCTGATTATACGAAACGTTTAGCACTCGGTCTCAAGATCCGTGGATTAATGAACATCCAGTTCGTTATTTCAGAAGGACAAGTTTATGTAATCGAAGTGAACCCGCGTTCAAGCCGTACAGTACCGTTCTTGAGTAAAATCACGAATATTCCGATGGCAAATGTGGCAACACAGGCGATCTTGGGTAGATCAATTCTAGAACAAGGCTATACTGACGGTCTTGCAGAAGCTCCAGCAGGCGTCTACGTCAAAGTGCCAGTCTTCTCTTTCGCAAAGCTTCGTCGTGTAGACATTACACTCGGACCAGAAATGAAATCGACGGGCGAAGTTATGGGTAAAGACGTTACACTGGAAAAAGCATTGTACAAAGGCTTAGTAGCGGCTGGAATGGAAGTAAAAGAATACGGAACAGTCTTGATGACAGTATCTGATAAAGATAAAGAAGAAATTGTCGATATCGCGAAACGTTTCATTGAAACTGGATATCGTATTGTAGCAACAGAAGGAACGGCAAAAGCTCTTGAAGCAGAAAATATCGAAGTGAAAACAGTAGGAAAGATTGGCACGGAAGGTCCGACTTTGATCGACGTGATACAAAAAGGACAAGCGCAATTGGTCATCAATACTTTGACTAAAGGAAAACAACCGGCACGTGATGGCTTTAGAATCCGTCGTGAAACTGTCGAAAATGGCATTCCTTGCTTAACTTCAATTGATACAGCGGCGGCTATGTTGTCTGTCATTGAATCCATGACATTCCAGACGGATGCCATGCCAAAACCGCAGGTGGTTAAATGA
- a CDS encoding dihydroorotate dehydrogenase electron transfer subunit, whose translation MIIQDLMTVGSQQEIAKDIFEMKLTGKLVGEITSPGQFVHIRVSDSFEPLLRRPISIAEINPEKNEMTIIYRAEGRGTSLLSEKREGDTVNVLGPLGNGFPVEETAIGQTAVLIGGGIGVPPLYELSKQLTAKGVNCIHILGFESDQVVFYQEEFAALGETHIATVDGSNGTQGFVTNVMSELSNEFETYYSCGPMPMLDAVQKAYVNKKGFLSFEQRMGCGIGACFACVCHTNENATDQPYVKVCSDGPVFPAGVVQI comes from the coding sequence ATGATCATCCAAGATTTGATGACCGTCGGATCGCAACAGGAAATCGCGAAAGATATTTTCGAAATGAAATTAACAGGCAAATTGGTCGGAGAAATTACTTCTCCGGGCCAGTTTGTCCATATCCGTGTATCGGATTCATTTGAACCATTATTACGGCGCCCGATTTCCATTGCTGAAATCAATCCTGAGAAAAATGAAATGACGATCATCTATCGTGCAGAAGGACGAGGCACATCGCTTTTGTCTGAAAAACGTGAGGGAGATACAGTGAATGTACTCGGACCTTTAGGAAACGGCTTTCCAGTTGAAGAAACAGCGATTGGTCAAACGGCTGTTTTAATTGGTGGGGGAATTGGTGTGCCGCCATTGTATGAGTTGTCTAAACAACTTACGGCTAAAGGTGTTAACTGTATCCATATACTTGGCTTTGAATCAGATCAAGTAGTGTTCTATCAAGAAGAATTTGCCGCCTTAGGCGAAACGCATATCGCGACAGTGGATGGAAGTAATGGTACACAAGGTTTCGTTACGAACGTTATGAGTGAGTTATCCAATGAATTCGAAACGTATTACAGCTGTGGACCTATGCCGATGCTTGATGCAGTTCAAAAAGCGTATGTGAATAAAAAAGGATTCTTATCTTTTGAACAACGAATGGGTTGCGGTATAGGGGCTTGTTTCGCTTGTGTTTGCCATACGAATGAAAATGCAACAGATCAACCGTATGTCAAAGTATGCTCAGACGGTCCAGTATTTCCAGCAGGGGTGGTGCAGATATGA
- a CDS encoding dihydroorotate dehydrogenase, whose amino-acid sequence MNRLMVTLPGLELKNPIMPASGCFGFGKEYGNLYDLSKLGAIMIKATTEEMRYGNPTPRVAETSSGMLNAIGLQNPGLQGVLENELPWLEKFDVPIIANVAGSETADYVEVAKQISKAPNVHALELNISCPNVKCGGILFGTDPEIAKELTAAVKAVSSVPVYVKLSPNVTDIRAMALAVEAGGADGITMINTLVGMRLDEKTGKPVIANKTGGLSGPAIKPVAIRMVYEVSQVVNIPIIGMGGVTCVQDVVDFLSAGASAVAVGTANFVDPFVCPTIIEQLPAKLDELGIDHISELVGRSHRV is encoded by the coding sequence ATGAATAGATTAATGGTTACATTGCCAGGACTCGAATTAAAAAATCCAATCATGCCTGCATCTGGCTGTTTTGGTTTTGGTAAGGAGTATGGTAATCTGTACGATTTGTCAAAGCTCGGGGCCATCATGATCAAAGCGACAACAGAAGAAATGCGTTATGGTAACCCGACACCACGTGTGGCGGAAACCTCTTCAGGTATGTTGAACGCTATCGGACTTCAAAATCCAGGACTGCAAGGTGTTTTGGAAAATGAATTACCATGGTTAGAGAAATTTGATGTTCCGATCATTGCGAACGTTGCAGGATCTGAGACTGCGGACTATGTAGAAGTGGCAAAACAAATTTCAAAAGCGCCAAATGTTCATGCACTTGAACTAAATATTTCTTGCCCAAACGTTAAATGTGGCGGGATTCTTTTTGGAACAGATCCTGAAATTGCGAAAGAACTAACAGCAGCAGTAAAAGCTGTATCTTCTGTGCCTGTGTATGTAAAGCTGTCACCAAATGTCACGGATATTAGAGCGATGGCATTGGCGGTAGAAGCAGGTGGTGCAGATGGTATTACGATGATCAATACTTTAGTCGGTATGCGCTTGGATGAAAAGACAGGTAAACCGGTTATTGCGAATAAAACAGGCGGATTATCAGGCCCAGCAATTAAACCAGTCGCGATTCGCATGGTCTATGAAGTAAGTCAAGTTGTTAATATTCCAATCATTGGAATGGGTGGCGTTACATGTGTACAAGATGTGGTGGACTTTTTGTCTGCCGGTGCAAGTGCCGTAGCAGTTGGTACAGCAAACTTTGTCGATCCATTCGTCTGTCCTACGATTATCGAGCAGTTACCTGCAAAGTTAGATGAACTAGGAATAGATCATATTTCAGAATTAGTGGGAAGGAGTCATCGTGTATGA
- the pyrF gene encoding orotidine-5'-phosphate decarboxylase, with protein MNRSPIIALDFDSAERTFDFLKAFDQSVNVKVGMELYYKEGPALIAKLKEEGYSIFLDLKLHDIPNTVKSAMKVLASLEVDMVNVHAAGGKSMMEAALEGLDAGTASGVQRPALLAVTQLTSTDERQVKEEQLISVPLRESVEHYAKLASSAHLDGVVCSVQEAKIIEEVCGKDFFKVTPGIRLAEGDVHDQKRVATPAKARQEGSTHIVVGRAITGANDPLEAYLEVKTLWEGITS; from the coding sequence ATGAATCGTTCTCCAATAATTGCACTAGACTTTGATTCAGCTGAAAGAACATTCGATTTCCTGAAAGCATTCGACCAGTCGGTCAATGTCAAAGTAGGAATGGAATTGTATTATAAAGAAGGACCGGCCCTGATTGCAAAACTAAAGGAAGAGGGATACTCTATCTTTTTAGATTTGAAATTACATGATATCCCCAATACGGTTAAATCCGCAATGAAAGTATTGGCTTCGCTGGAAGTCGATATGGTCAATGTGCATGCGGCTGGCGGTAAGTCGATGATGGAAGCGGCGTTAGAAGGTCTTGATGCGGGTACAGCTTCCGGTGTTCAGCGTCCTGCGTTACTTGCAGTGACTCAACTGACCTCAACGGACGAACGTCAAGTAAAAGAAGAACAACTGATCAGTGTACCACTTCGTGAATCAGTGGAGCATTACGCGAAACTAGCTTCATCGGCACATTTAGATGGCGTAGTTTGTTCAGTGCAGGAAGCAAAAATTATTGAAGAAGTATGCGGCAAGGATTTCTTCAAAGTGACACCTGGCATTCGCTTAGCAGAAGGCGATGTTCACGATCAAAAGCGTGTGGCGACACCAGCAAAAGCTAGGCAGGAAGGCTCAACACATATCGTAGTAGGGCGTGCCATTACAGGTGCCAATGATCCGCTAGAAGCATATCTGGAAGTGAAAACATTGTGGGAGGGGATTACATCATGA
- the pyrE gene encoding orotate phosphoribosyltransferase: MTREKEVAQILLNVGAVAINPEEPFTWASGIKSPIYCDNRLTMADPVGRKEIAEGLAALIRVHYPETTVIAGTATAGIPHAAWVADILKLPMVYIRSTAKAHGKSRQIEGRIEPNAKAVIIEDLISTGGSSLNAANALIAEDVEVCGIVSIFTYELQKADEKFAEANLSYHSLTNFAALAEVAKEEGAVKEESMNELMEWHSKLKLGTL; encoded by the coding sequence ATGACTAGAGAAAAAGAAGTTGCGCAAATCCTGTTAAATGTAGGAGCTGTGGCGATCAATCCTGAAGAGCCATTTACATGGGCTTCAGGTATTAAGTCACCTATCTATTGTGACAACCGCCTAACGATGGCAGATCCGGTAGGACGTAAAGAAATCGCAGAAGGGCTTGCGGCATTGATTCGTGTTCATTACCCTGAAACGACAGTCATTGCAGGGACAGCAACTGCGGGTATTCCTCACGCAGCATGGGTTGCGGATATTCTAAAGTTGCCGATGGTATATATACGCTCTACTGCAAAAGCACATGGTAAGAGTCGTCAAATTGAAGGAAGAATCGAGCCGAATGCGAAAGCCGTTATTATTGAAGATTTGATTTCGACAGGTGGAAGCAGCTTGAATGCAGCGAATGCATTGATTGCAGAGGACGTGGAAGTATGCGGAATTGTTTCGATCTTTACATATGAATTACAGAAGGCGGATGAGAAGTTCGCTGAGGCGAATCTTTCATATCACAGCTTGACGAATTTTGCAGCGCTTGCTGAAGTTGCGAAAGAAGAGGGCGCGGTTAAGGAAGAGTCTATGAATGAATTGATGGAATGGCATTCGAAGTTGAAGCTTGGTACGCTGTAA
- a CDS encoding Rqc2 family fibronectin-binding protein — protein MAFDGLFTKAIVSELQQLKTGRISKIHQPNSQEIIFQIRANNKNHKLLVSLHPSFSRLQLTEEVLTNPPEPPLFCMVLRKQLEGGMITSIEQHENDRIVNISVQARNELGDQIERKLVIEIMGRHSNLILLDASRDMIIDSMKHLPPSVNSYRTVLPGQPYIPAPPQDKLDPFEVTETEFNTLVGAFHEPKDIVKQFAGFSPLTAAELLYRVKQNEPSFTIWREFLNSFHVDTMKSTVVENDKKTLFSAIELTHTEGTTQTFSTLGDLLDKVYFARAERERVKSQAIDLERWLSNEIAKLENKTKKLQKEQETAQDLDTLKLYGELLTANSYKLHKGDKEVTVENYYEQGTTVTIPLDPRKSPIDNAQRFFSRYAKAKTALIRIAEQLEKTKDDIEYFEMVKQQVYQASPIDIEEIRQELIELGFMRARRSKKKAKLKKPKPEAFISSTGIPISVGKNNKQNDYLTFKLAARDHIWLHTKDIPGSHVVIHDTDPDAQTIEEAAALSAYFSKARESSSVPVDYTGIRHVKKPSGAKPGFVIYFEQKTVFVTPDEDLVRKLRK, from the coding sequence ATGGCATTTGATGGTTTATTTACGAAAGCAATAGTAAGCGAACTGCAACAACTGAAAACTGGTCGGATTTCGAAGATTCATCAGCCGAATTCGCAGGAGATTATTTTTCAAATCCGAGCCAATAATAAAAATCATAAATTATTAGTATCTTTGCATCCTTCTTTCTCACGGTTGCAGTTGACTGAAGAAGTGTTGACGAATCCCCCTGAGCCACCGTTATTTTGTATGGTGTTGCGAAAGCAGCTTGAAGGCGGGATGATTACGTCAATTGAACAACATGAGAATGACCGAATTGTGAATATAAGTGTGCAAGCGAGAAATGAATTAGGTGACCAGATCGAGCGAAAGTTAGTTATTGAGATTATGGGGCGACATAGTAATCTAATTTTACTTGATGCTTCACGCGATATGATTATCGACAGTATGAAGCACTTGCCGCCTTCTGTTAATAGTTATCGTACAGTTTTACCTGGACAGCCCTATATTCCTGCACCTCCACAAGATAAACTAGATCCGTTTGAAGTAACAGAAACAGAATTTAATACACTTGTTGGAGCGTTTCACGAACCAAAAGACATCGTGAAACAATTTGCGGGCTTCTCTCCTTTAACTGCGGCTGAATTATTGTACCGCGTAAAGCAAAACGAGCCTTCCTTTACTATTTGGCGCGAGTTTCTCAATAGCTTCCATGTAGATACTATGAAGTCGACAGTCGTGGAAAACGACAAAAAAACTTTATTCTCAGCCATTGAATTAACACATACAGAAGGAACAACGCAAACATTCTCTACACTGGGCGATTTGCTGGATAAAGTATATTTTGCCAGAGCCGAACGCGAACGTGTGAAGTCACAAGCTATTGACCTCGAACGCTGGTTATCGAATGAAATTGCAAAGCTAGAAAACAAAACAAAGAAGCTTCAAAAAGAGCAAGAAACGGCACAAGATTTGGACACGTTAAAACTATACGGTGAGTTGTTAACTGCAAACAGCTATAAGTTGCATAAAGGTGATAAAGAAGTGACGGTAGAAAATTACTACGAACAAGGTACAACTGTCACAATTCCGCTAGATCCAAGAAAATCACCAATCGATAACGCACAACGCTTTTTCTCCCGTTATGCCAAAGCAAAAACTGCACTAATTCGGATTGCGGAACAACTTGAAAAGACTAAAGACGATATTGAATACTTTGAAATGGTAAAACAGCAAGTTTACCAAGCTTCCCCAATCGATATAGAAGAAATACGTCAAGAACTAATAGAACTCGGATTTATGCGTGCCCGTAGAAGCAAAAAGAAAGCAAAACTGAAAAAACCAAAACCAGAAGCTTTCATTTCTTCCACAGGCATTCCAATCTCAGTCGGAAAAAACAATAAACAAAATGACTACCTAACATTTAAACTAGCAGCACGCGATCACATATGGCTACACACAAAAGACATACCTGGCTCTCACGTCGTCATACACGACACCGACCCAGATGCTCAAACAATCGAAGAAGCAGCCGCACTATCCGCTTACTTCAGTAAAGCACGCGAGTCGTCATCTGTTCCAGTAGACTACACAGGAATCCGGCACGTCAAAAAACCATCCGGCGCAAAACCCGGATTCGTCATCTACTTCGAACAAAAAACCGTATTCGTTACACCGGATGAAGACTTGGTCCGTAAACTAAGAAAATAA
- the gmk gene encoding guanylate kinase, producing MYKHRGLLIVLSGPSGVGKGTVRKELFSSPDTNYEYSISMTTRNPREGEVDGVDYFFRSKEVFEKMIEEGKLLEYAEYVGNYYGTPLDYVNATLDAGRDVFLEIEVVGAAQVREKVPNGLFIFLAPPSLSDLESRLIGRGTEASDIIADRVLKAREELEMMHLYDYVVENDEVSKACDRVNAIVTAEHCRRERVEQRYLQMLEGE from the coding sequence ATGTACAAACATCGTGGACTACTAATTGTCCTTTCTGGTCCATCCGGCGTCGGAAAAGGAACTGTTCGGAAAGAACTATTCTCAAGCCCGGACACCAATTACGAATATTCCATCTCCATGACCACAAGAAACCCGCGTGAAGGGGAGGTCGACGGTGTCGACTACTTCTTCCGTTCAAAAGAAGTCTTTGAAAAAATGATTGAAGAAGGAAAACTTCTCGAATACGCAGAATATGTAGGGAACTACTACGGAACACCACTCGACTATGTCAACGCAACATTAGACGCTGGTCGTGACGTTTTCCTAGAAATTGAAGTAGTCGGCGCAGCACAAGTACGTGAAAAAGTACCGAACGGTCTGTTTATTTTCTTGGCACCTCCAAGTTTAAGTGACCTAGAAAGTCGTTTGATTGGTAGAGGTACAGAAGCATCCGATATTATTGCAGACCGTGTATTAAAAGCAAGGGAAGAACTCGAAATGATGCACCTGTACGATTATGTAGTAGAGAACGACGAGGTCTCCAAAGCATGTGATCGGGTCAATGCGATTGTTACGGCAGAGCATTGTAGAAGAGAACGTGTGGAACAGAGATACTTACAGATGTTGGAGGGAGAATAA
- the rpoZ gene encoding DNA-directed RNA polymerase subunit omega, which translates to MLYPSVDSLKGKVDSKYTLVTLAAKRARELQEKENELLHSYRSVKSVGRALEEVAAGVLINEAADESIIYEDEV; encoded by the coding sequence ATGTTATATCCATCAGTTGATTCACTAAAGGGAAAAGTAGATTCTAAATACACGCTAGTCACACTTGCAGCTAAGCGAGCACGTGAACTACAGGAAAAAGAAAATGAATTACTTCACTCATACCGTTCGGTGAAAAGTGTGGGCAGAGCACTTGAAGAAGTAGCCGCAGGCGTTTTGATCAATGAAGCAGCAGATGAATCAATCATTTATGAAGATGAAGTTTGA